A genome region from Arthrobacter agilis includes the following:
- a CDS encoding ABC transporter substrate-binding protein: MIATRNSVLFGIGESAPRAAKVAALGLGIALFASGCGGGGSTGSEAEGGDTETSAAAASSALACPESEGGAGEEQGEKGDPAAVPASKTTSPEPLKIGSILPTTGTLAFLGPPEIAGVNLAANEINAAGGVLGQDISITHRDSGDTTTDIATQSVTDLLSQNVSAIVGAASSGVSKTVINQITGAGVVQFSPANTSPEFTDWDDKGLYFRTAPSDVLQGRTLGNYIMECGAQTVGMITLNDSYGTGLQGNIQETVEGAGGQVVANEMFNTGDSQFSSQVDAIAAAKPDALVLISFDEAKSIVPLLVAKGIDASTIFMVDGNTSDYSKDLDPGTLEGAQGTIPGPFTGTGFQDALATVDPALTSYAYAGESYDAVNLISLAAEAAGSVEGTAIAAELEGVSKDGTKCFDFAGCVTLLRNGEDIDYDGISGPVSFDAKGDPTEAAIGIYKYDADNKPQPSRSEVGKL, translated from the coding sequence ATGATTGCAACACGCAACTCGGTGCTTTTCGGCATCGGGGAGAGTGCCCCGCGAGCGGCGAAGGTGGCTGCACTGGGTCTGGGCATCGCGCTCTTCGCCTCCGGCTGTGGCGGTGGGGGCTCCACGGGGTCCGAGGCCGAGGGCGGCGACACGGAGACCAGCGCAGCTGCTGCGTCCTCCGCGCTGGCCTGTCCCGAGAGCGAAGGCGGCGCCGGCGAGGAGCAGGGCGAGAAGGGCGACCCCGCGGCCGTCCCCGCCTCCAAGACCACGAGCCCCGAGCCACTGAAGATCGGCTCGATCCTGCCGACCACCGGTACCCTGGCGTTCCTCGGCCCGCCCGAGATCGCGGGCGTCAACCTCGCCGCCAACGAGATCAATGCGGCTGGCGGCGTGCTCGGCCAGGACATCTCCATCACGCACCGCGACTCGGGTGACACCACCACCGACATCGCCACCCAGTCCGTCACGGACCTGCTGTCCCAGAACGTCAGCGCGATCGTCGGCGCCGCGTCCTCGGGCGTCTCCAAGACCGTGATCAACCAGATCACCGGTGCCGGCGTGGTGCAGTTCTCGCCCGCCAACACCTCGCCCGAGTTCACCGACTGGGACGACAAGGGCCTGTACTTCCGTACCGCTCCCTCCGATGTCCTCCAGGGACGCACGCTCGGCAACTACATCATGGAGTGCGGCGCGCAGACCGTCGGCATGATCACCCTGAACGACTCCTACGGCACCGGCCTGCAGGGCAACATCCAGGAGACCGTCGAGGGCGCGGGCGGCCAGGTCGTCGCGAACGAGATGTTCAACACGGGCGATTCGCAGTTCTCCAGCCAGGTGGACGCCATCGCCGCCGCGAAGCCGGACGCCCTCGTGCTCATCAGCTTCGACGAGGCCAAGAGCATCGTGCCGCTGCTCGTCGCCAAGGGTATCGACGCCAGCACCATCTTCATGGTCGACGGCAACACCTCCGACTACAGCAAGGACCTCGATCCGGGTACCCTCGAGGGCGCACAGGGCACCATCCCCGGCCCCTTCACCGGCACCGGTTTCCAGGACGCCCTCGCCACGGTCGACCCCGCGCTGACCAGCTACGCCTACGCCGGTGAGAGCTACGACGCCGTGAACCTCATCTCGCTCGCCGCCGAGGCCGCGGGAAGCGTCGAGGGCACCGCGATCGCCGCCGAACTCGAGGGTGTGTCCAAGGACGGCACCAAGTGCTTCGACTTCGCCGGCTGCGTGACCCTGCTGCGCAACGGTGAGGACATCGACTACGACGGCATCTCCGGCCCGGTCTCCTTCGACGCGAAGGGCGATCCCACCGAGGCTGCCATCGGCATCTACAAGTACGACGCCGACAACAAGCCGCAGCCGAGCCGTTCCGAGGTCGGCAAGCTCTAG
- a CDS encoding NAD(P)/FAD-dependent oxidoreductase — translation MASNPHFSDRPRILVVGGGYVGLYVARGLQKQVKDHGGIVTLVDPLPYMTYQPFLPEVAAGSIEPRHAIVSHRKHLRKTELISGKVTSIDHAGRKATIEPTGGGESFELGYTDVVVAAGSITRTFPIDGLKDQGIGLKTIEEAVALRDRMLERIETGSVMPAGPERDRALTFVVVGGGFAGIEAITEMEDAARDAVKANARLSRSDLRFVLVEAMGRIMPEVTPAQAEWVVEHLRSREIEVLLNTSLSSAKDGTLKLINMPDKTPADEFETDTLLWTAGVQANPVVRSTDFPVDERGRVRATPELRITGDDGPVAHAWTAGDVAAVPDLTGGGVGGFCVPNAQHAVRQAKLLAANILAENYGVGEVKEYRHTNLGAVAGFGQFKGVANIMGFGMKGFPAWLAHRGYHGFAMPMYERKARVIINWSMSFLFGRDLAPLSDLQTPQRQFREAATPPPKKDTALQSQPPTPAGQAASAKATA, via the coding sequence ATGGCATCGAACCCACACTTCTCCGACCGCCCGCGCATCCTCGTCGTCGGCGGCGGTTACGTCGGACTGTACGTCGCGCGCGGGCTGCAGAAACAGGTCAAGGACCACGGCGGCATCGTCACGCTGGTCGACCCCCTGCCCTACATGACCTACCAGCCCTTCCTCCCCGAGGTCGCCGCCGGCAGCATCGAGCCGCGCCACGCGATCGTCTCCCACCGCAAGCACCTGCGGAAGACGGAACTGATCTCGGGCAAGGTCACCTCGATCGACCACGCCGGACGCAAGGCCACCATCGAGCCCACGGGCGGCGGGGAGTCCTTCGAGCTCGGCTACACCGACGTCGTCGTGGCCGCCGGCTCCATCACGCGCACCTTCCCGATCGACGGCCTGAAGGACCAGGGCATCGGCCTGAAGACCATCGAGGAGGCCGTCGCGCTGCGCGACAGGATGCTCGAGCGCATCGAGACCGGCTCCGTCATGCCCGCGGGCCCCGAGCGCGACCGCGCGCTGACCTTCGTCGTCGTCGGCGGCGGTTTCGCCGGCATCGAAGCCATCACGGAGATGGAGGACGCGGCCCGCGACGCCGTCAAGGCCAACGCCCGCCTCAGCCGCTCCGACCTCCGCTTCGTCCTCGTCGAGGCCATGGGACGCATCATGCCCGAGGTCACCCCCGCGCAGGCCGAGTGGGTCGTCGAGCACCTCCGCTCCCGCGAGATCGAGGTCCTGCTGAACACCTCGCTCTCCAGCGCCAAGGACGGCACGCTCAAGCTCATCAACATGCCGGACAAGACCCCTGCGGACGAGTTCGAGACCGACACGCTGCTCTGGACCGCAGGCGTCCAGGCCAACCCGGTGGTCCGTTCCACGGACTTCCCGGTCGACGAGCGCGGCCGCGTCCGCGCCACCCCCGAGCTCCGCATCACGGGCGACGACGGACCCGTCGCGCACGCCTGGACCGCCGGCGACGTCGCGGCCGTCCCCGACCTGACCGGTGGGGGAGTCGGAGGCTTCTGCGTCCCCAACGCCCAGCACGCCGTCCGCCAGGCGAAGCTCCTCGCCGCGAACATCCTCGCCGAGAACTACGGCGTCGGTGAGGTCAAGGAGTACCGCCACACCAACCTCGGCGCCGTCGCCGGCTTCGGCCAGTTCAAGGGTGTCGCGAACATCATGGGCTTCGGCATGAAGGGCTTCCCGGCCTGGCTCGCCCACCGCGGCTACCACGGCTTCGCCATGCCGATGTACGAGCGCAAGGCCCGCGTGATCATCAACTGGAGCATGAGCTTCCTGTTCGGTCGCGACCTCGCCCCGCTGTCGGACCTGCAGACCCCGCAGCGCCAGTTCCGCGAAGCGGCCACCCCGCCGCCCAAGAAGGACACCGCGCTGCAGAGCCAGCCGCCCACGCCGGCCGGACAGGCCGCGTCGGCGAAGGCCACTGCCTGA
- a CDS encoding S8 family serine peptidase — protein MRSRGRRMRRTARAGAVAAAALTVLLPAAVPAAADEIRDKEYWLEDYGITEAWKTTQGEGVTVAVIDSGIDGTHPDLVGAVVGGTDASGAGDPGGQRGIGEVTGHGTLVGTLLAGRGHTDDAAPAPAPAPSGGSTGRATPPARPPATPPADAGPLEQYGAGPDGIVGVAPQADLLAVSVFIEGQNSGPNPAGVSVDQQIPDAVHWAVDHGADVINMSLGSTSTAWPESWDDAFLYAEQNDVVVVAAAGNRAGGLTQVGAPATIPGVLAVAGLDRSGVASAEASSEGISIAVAAPSEDLVGGLPGGFYADWSGTSGAAPLVSGVAALIRARYPDLSAAQVVNRIVGTARDAGAPGFDTLYGYGVLDVASAVGRDVAVPDENRLGSMAEWIQLYRRGGQTPAPSPAPVEESPAEVIPAPPAPQAEDPLTSVHNVPALVVLGFGGLLLAVLLGGAVHVLRVRRPPRPGPVHDGRSPDDPSA, from the coding sequence ATGCGCAGCCGAGGGCGCCGGATGCGGCGGACGGCCCGGGCGGGCGCGGTCGCCGCCGCCGCCCTCACCGTCCTGCTGCCGGCCGCGGTGCCCGCGGCCGCGGACGAGATCCGCGACAAGGAGTACTGGCTCGAGGACTACGGCATCACCGAGGCGTGGAAGACCACCCAGGGCGAGGGCGTCACGGTGGCCGTGATCGACAGCGGGATCGACGGCACCCACCCCGATCTCGTCGGGGCCGTGGTCGGCGGCACGGACGCCTCCGGGGCTGGCGACCCCGGCGGGCAGCGCGGCATCGGAGAGGTCACGGGCCACGGCACCCTCGTCGGCACGCTCCTCGCCGGGCGGGGCCACACGGACGACGCCGCACCCGCGCCCGCACCCGCACCCTCGGGCGGGAGCACCGGCAGGGCGACACCACCGGCCCGCCCGCCCGCGACCCCACCCGCCGATGCCGGACCGCTCGAGCAGTACGGCGCGGGCCCCGACGGCATCGTCGGCGTCGCGCCCCAGGCGGACCTGCTGGCCGTCTCCGTCTTCATCGAGGGCCAGAACAGCGGCCCCAACCCCGCCGGCGTGTCGGTGGATCAGCAGATCCCCGACGCCGTCCACTGGGCGGTCGACCACGGCGCCGACGTGATCAACATGTCCCTCGGCAGCACGAGCACCGCCTGGCCCGAGAGCTGGGACGACGCCTTCCTGTACGCGGAGCAGAACGACGTCGTCGTCGTCGCGGCCGCCGGGAACCGCGCCGGGGGCCTGACCCAGGTCGGCGCACCCGCGACCATCCCCGGGGTACTCGCCGTCGCCGGGCTGGACCGGTCCGGGGTGGCCAGCGCCGAGGCCTCCAGCGAAGGCATCAGCATCGCCGTCGCCGCGCCGTCCGAGGACCTCGTCGGCGGACTGCCCGGCGGCTTCTACGCCGACTGGTCCGGGACCTCCGGCGCCGCGCCCCTCGTCTCGGGCGTCGCCGCCCTCATCCGCGCCCGGTATCCCGACCTCTCGGCGGCGCAGGTGGTGAACCGGATCGTGGGCACGGCCCGGGACGCCGGGGCCCCCGGCTTCGACACCCTCTACGGGTACGGCGTCCTCGACGTCGCCTCGGCCGTCGGCAGGGACGTGGCCGTGCCCGACGAGAACCGGCTCGGCAGCATGGCCGAGTGGATCCAGCTCTACCGGCGCGGCGGGCAGACCCCCGCACCCTCACCGGCCCCCGTCGAGGAGTCCCCGGCGGAGGTCATCCCCGCGCCTCCCGCCCCGCAGGCCGAGGACCCCCTCACCTCGGTGCACAACGTCCCCGCGCTCGTGGTGCTCGGCTTCGGCGGACTCCTGCTCGCGGTGCTGCTGGGCGGGGCGGTGCACGTGCTGCGCGTGCGCCGCCCCCCACGGCCCGGACCGGTGCACGACGGGCGGTCCCCGGACGATCCCTCCGCCTGA